The nucleotide sequence TGCTCACCACCGGCATCGAGGTGGAGGCGCGTCCACCGGGCAAGCGGGTCAAGCGGCTGTCCCTGCTGTCCGGCGGTGAGAAGTCGCTGACCGCGGTGGCCATGCTGGTCGCGATCTTCCGGGCGCGGCCGTCGCCGTTCTACGTGATGGACGAGGTGGAGGCGGCGCTGGACGACACCAACCTGCGGCGGCTGATCACCTTGTTCGAGCAGCTGCGGGAGCGCTCCCAGCTGATCGTCATCACCCACCAGAAGGCGACCATGGAGGTTGCCGACGCCCTGTACGGGGTGAGCATGCGGGGGGACGGCATCACCACCGTCATCTCCCAGCGGATGCGCAGGCAGCCCACGGGCGAGCCGGCACCCGCCGGCTAGTCCCGCCCTGTCGCCCGGGGGCCTCCTCCCCACTGGGCCGTTAGGGTCTCGGCGGCCGGCGACTGGCACGATGGCGCTCGTGGAAACCTGGGTCTGGATCGTCATAGCCGTAGCCGCGCTGCTCATCCTGCTGCTCGTGGCGGGGCTGGTGCTGCGCCGTCGTCGTCAGGTGCGCCTCTCGGTGGGGCAGCGAGAGAGCACCGCCACCCCGACCGGCTACCGCGCGGACAGACCGATCAGCTTCAGCGGCGGGTCCACGGCTCCGCCTGCTCCGTCGCCGGTGGCACCCACCCTGCCGGAGACCCCAGAGTCTCCGGAGACCGAGCGCGAGCCGGCGGTCGGCGACGACGCGTCGATCCCGCGGGACTCCGAGCGCCGCACGCTGGTCAACGTCGACCTGCCCGACGCCGAGACGGCCGCGGCCGCGCCGCGCGCACCGGTGGAGACCGAGGCCGCTGCGCCCGAGACCGCCGAGACCGACACAGCAGCACCCGAGACCGCAGCACCCGAGACCGAGACCGCAGCACCCGAGACCGAGACCGTCGAGACCGCCGAGACCGAGACGGTCACGCCGGAGCCGACGGCGGAGCCCCGTGAGGAGATCGCCCCCACGGCGGGCCGGCTGGACCGGTTGCGCGGACGGCTCTCGCGCTCCCAGTCCGCAGTCGGGCAGAGCCTGCTGGGCCTGCTCGGCGCCGGCGACCTCGACGAGGACTCCTGGGAGGAGGTCGAGGACACCCTGCTGATGGCCGACCTCGGCACCGCCACCACCGTCGCGGTGGTCACCGAGCTGCGCGAGAAGATCGCCAGTCGCAACGTCCGCACCACCGAGCAGGCCCGTGCCCTGCTGCGCGAGGTCCTGGTCAACCAGCTGCACCCGGAGATGGACCGCTCCATCGCCGCCCTGCCGCACGCCGACCACCCGTCGGTGCTGCTGGTCGTGGGGGTCAACGG is from Rhodococcus sp. X156 and encodes:
- the ftsY gene encoding signal recognition particle-docking protein FtsY, producing the protein METWVWIVIAVAALLILLLVAGLVLRRRRQVRLSVGQRESTATPTGYRADRPISFSGGSTAPPAPSPVAPTLPETPESPETEREPAVGDDASIPRDSERRTLVNVDLPDAETAAAAPRAPVETEAAAPETAETDTAAPETAAPETETAAPETETVETAETETVTPEPTAEPREEIAPTAGRLDRLRGRLSRSQSAVGQSLLGLLGAGDLDEDSWEEVEDTLLMADLGTATTVAVVTELREKIASRNVRTTEQARALLREVLVNQLHPEMDRSIAALPHADHPSVLLVVGVNGTGKTTTTGKLARVLVADGRRVLLGAADTFRAAAADQLQTWGERVGAEVVRGKESADPAAVAFDAVAKGTELGVDVVLIDTAGRLHTKTGLMDELGKVKRVVEKKAAVDEVLLVLDATTGQNGLLQARVFSEVVTVTGVVLTKLDGTAKGGIVFQVQRELGVPVKLVGLGEGADDLAPFVPEAFIDALLG